The genomic DNA AACCTTCCAACCACGATCGTGTGTCGATTGGAATCCCGAAGCTTCCTTTGATGCCGTTGTTGTCATCCCAGTCAACGTTGTCGGTTGTCGGAGCAACTGCAGCTCCAGCAATACCGGTCGTTGAATTTGGGTCAACCGAAGGGAGATCAAATCGCTCACTGGTATTATCAATCAAATTTCCATTGATATCACCAATCGATGTTCCAAGAGACCGACCACCTCGGTGACCGATTTTCGCATGCCAGTATTCGAGTCGAATCCAGCTGTCCGGCAAGTGCGGAGCCACAGCTGTATGGAGCGGCATCCCCCCCGCAAATGGGTTGAAATTCTCTTCAGGGACGAGTTCTGCATAAACTCCCGAACCAGTCTGAGATCCATAAAATCCTTCTTGTGGAGGAGAAGAATGCGGAGCTGGTAACGGTGGCCAGGGTTGAGCATTCACCTGCGTCGCCATTAAGGAAAACGCAAGAACGAAAAGCGACCATGCTGTCCGCTTTCCGGAAAGCATGGCAAGTCGATCACGTTTCGTCACAACAGCTTCGAACTTCTTAAGTCCTCGCATGCAATAACGAACAAGCAGTGCCTGCGTGTCCATGGATTCCCTTCCACCTTCATCTGTCGGCAATTTTCGCACTTACCTCAACAATTAAGACTCCATTCAGGAAGCCTCGGCATTGAGTCAATGCAATGGTCATCACGCGCAACATGTGCGGTATGAGATGTATCGGTCAGAAGGGGGTGTGAATCTGGGGAAAAAGTAACAATTCGTCCGTTTTTGCGGTTTCTAGCTATTCTGACGAACATTCCAAGAGGCTGAGCAGCATTCGAAGCCATCGAAATTAGCTCATTTCCACAAAAATCCCCTCACACAAAGCATGACAGCCAAGCTCAGCCTTGAGATTGCATCTCGTTGAGGCTTATGGATTTTCACGAAGATTCACTGGAATCTCCGGAAGCAGAAGCGAATTCGGCTTTCTGGCGGATTGAGCCGGAGTTCGGGCTGGCAGGTTGGTGACATCTGATTTCCAGAAGTGCGGGCGGAAATCACGCATTGGACCGAGCCCCAACGGAGTACGATGATTCTGTTCCGAATAAAGCCCACGAGTCTCTTCGTTCGCAGGACAGCCAACGCTCTCAAGAATCGACTTCGCTGCGTTTTCAACAGTCTGATAAGTGAAGAAATCATTCAGCCGACTTTTCGGCGTTACACTGATCAATTCCAAACCAGCCAATGAAATTGATTGTCGAGAGAGTCTCAAATACTGTGCGACACGAAAATAGTGAAAATCTGTTTGAACTGCTGAGTCGAAGGATTTTGATTCATCAAAGTGATACTGCGGTCCCAACGCGAGTTGCTGGATCTCCTGCTTGCTGATCCCATCTTTTTCGCAGCGTTTCAAAAATTCGCCAAGCAGTTCATTTTCCCTGTATTCAATTCCACACTCCCTGGCTCGCTGCTGAAATGACTCCGAAGGGGTGATCACCATTTCACATCCAGCGAGATACAATTTTCGGAATCCGAGTCGATAAGCGATGTGAATTGCCTGAATCATCGAATCTTGCCAGTCGGTGATGCGTGGCAAGCTTGCATCAGGAAACCCGGAGAATCCAGTGTCCCGATTTCTGTCAAAAAAAACTGTAGAGGGAGACTCACAAACTTTGAACGTTGACTCAGGGACAAGATTCATGGATCGGCAACGATGTACGAACTTGATCACCGAAGGGTCCATATAAATGGATCGGTGAAAACGGGCCGTTGGATCGTAGCTTGTCCAGAATGTGGGCCGTAGCAGTTGGCTGCCCGCCAGGTTGATAGCAAATTTGGGTGACGGAGAATTCTGAATCGCATCAATCGGCAGCGAATTTAAAGAAGGACCACCGCCGATAATCCAGCAGGAGCTTGATGTTGGCCCTGCATACATATTTTGAATGTTGATCGGAACCTGAGTTCCATCTGTCCGCAAGCGAAAGAACATGCCTCATTCTCCAAATCATATCACCAGTGATGTATAACGAGCTCAGGAGAAAAAACTGAGTTCGTCATTTCATTCCGTGCATCAACGAACCTGATGGAATGCTTGCCCTCCCGATCAAGTGCATGCTTTCCGGATAGCTTCACAGCGATTTTCATCACTAAGAACTCAGGTCAAGAGTGCTCTCCCAGTGGTCCGCCTCACTTGTGAGTCGTGATTGTCCAGAGTCGCTCCACGATCCGAACGAATCAGTCGTTGCCCCGTTCGAATTCGATTTATCCGCCCCCTCCCCTGTTCCTTCACTCCCAGCGTTCGAAGTGCCGGTCTCCCCACTCATCGAGAATGTCCCTCCCAATGAGGATTCACCTCCTTGAGACGAGATTGACTGCTCACTTTTTGAAACTGAACTCGACATCGATGAAGCGCTCGCCCCGGATCCCCCTGGCTCTGCCGAACTTTCCTCACCCTGCCCACTTGAGACAGATGAATACTGAGTACTTTCATCGAGACTTTGGACACTTCCCGGTTCCGAAACGGACGAAGAGCTTCCCTCAGATTCCTCACCAATGCTTTGCTGAGAATTCCAACCACTTGAAGTGGCTTGAGAGGACTCCATCTCCGATGAAGCTGAAGGCGATTGCCCCGAA from Thalassoglobus polymorphus includes the following:
- a CDS encoding motility associated factor glycosyltransferase family protein; its protein translation is MFFRLRTDGTQVPINIQNMYAGPTSSSCWIIGGGPSLNSLPIDAIQNSPSPKFAINLAGSQLLRPTFWTSYDPTARFHRSIYMDPSVIKFVHRCRSMNLVPESTFKVCESPSTVFFDRNRDTGFSGFPDASLPRITDWQDSMIQAIHIAYRLGFRKLYLAGCEMVITPSESFQQRARECGIEYRENELLGEFLKRCEKDGISKQEIQQLALGPQYHFDESKSFDSAVQTDFHYFRVAQYLRLSRQSISLAGLELISVTPKSRLNDFFTYQTVENAAKSILESVGCPANEETRGLYSEQNHRTPLGLGPMRDFRPHFWKSDVTNLPARTPAQSARKPNSLLLPEIPVNLRENP